One genomic region from Nostoc sp. C052 encodes:
- a CDS encoding tetratricopeptide repeat protein — MVDQYIFSGSLPENASTYVIREADSQLYEGLKAGKFCYVLNSRQSGKSSLRVRTMQRLRDDGVQCAAVDLSAGGIQNVPPEQWYADLIDTLIDSFGLDLDFGDWWEANQLNSLVTRFRKFLEEVLLVEVQESIVIFIDEIDSVLSLNFPADDFFALIRACYNKRVDNPQYNRLTFCLLGVASPTSLIQDKQCTPFNIGQAISLKGFQLHEVKPLEKGLYGKFSNPQAIIQEILQWTGGQPFLTQKLCKIFLEYVDTKNFPSPENIELISVAHPQSLIPELVRWFIIENWESQDEPEHLRTIRDRLLYNGLSMSKLLGLYQQILQKGEILIDNSYEQTQLQLSGLVVKQQGSLRVYNRIYELVFDSVWVGKALADLRPYSEAITAWLNSNYQDESRLLRGQALQDAQIWAADKNLSDADYHFLNASLDFDRREAQTALAAEKEASQILTKANQKAKRTIKRGVAGFILISVGAVSVITWASTNLQKAQKDLKETQTVTRIEREGKNVGQQFKFSQLDTLVSTMRAAQELKDIVSDGRPLENYPTTTPILSLQTILDRIQEKNRIEDENGNFQDAQFSPDGKLLATAGGDNKVILRNLQGQQIVTFSADHKIEYLQFSPDSKLLATVGDYRYDGKIRLWNLQGQKVAEFSLNGRSFSSLSFSPDQKLLAITDYDNNFGSSKNKMRLWNIQRQQVASFPVTNVNNVSFSPDGKLLAIVEGEAYNNTRRVRLSDLQGKQVATFSTGDVEEVNFSPDSKLLAIEEREDSLKRKVRLWNLQGKHGDDFKSLRFSHNGKFLATISADNKVNLYSSKNQLIASFQTDEVDEIKFSPDSNNLAILKKYGYSQKLQLWNIPKQQITTLPASNPFRIFFSDDSKFLAVHEGITATADDARNGKLRLWNFEGQEIIEIPAVPNIKDIKISPDGKQLTVVKDNKIYLWNLYKQQIAKFPSSIIEHLTFSDDGKLFTTKEGLNIRGVMGDWQIKVRSIQGQKINTFTTRNFNDIIFSFNRKVLATVEGHLDKNIIRLWNFQGKQITAFSTNYIAPTVFTYSSVRFSADGKRLATIEGGFSTDRNRKVRVWNLQGQQIAEFPAAKIEDVILSPDGESIAIIEGQAINYGKVQIRNLQGQQLGTFPAFISSLVSSPSSSPDGKLLAIGYKSEVRLWSFAEKRIVATIIPEAMLSRIGFTPDSKLLATLETHKDRQIVRYWNTQGQQLASFATTGYVNDIKFSPDGKLLATLESRGYNAKVRLWNLQGKQVAEFPSGDSEVKNIKFSPNSKLLAAIEADENQTKVRLWNIQGQQVGEFISADGNIKNINSINFSPDGKLLVIQGEGQGWLWHVKDLDELLTEGCDYLKDYLANHPKTLKELHVCQTKLGISPTIYLPDFEPFQEWWIKLPITWNFWTFYWLFWLPSWLLSCRADIVCFPGYILRLFKRHEKEILFYEKIVKLTPKWCRVWQIQGQALSNLNRHEEAIASYNKALEINPKDYWSWNNRGWELQKIERNEEAIANYKKAIQLDPNQETAWSNLEATLKNLNRSNELISYYDEWLERKPKKALLWKKRGWLLAEKQQHYEDALVSFDRAIKLKHNYYDAWNGRGWTLYKVQHYEEAIAAYDQAIKINPDYYLAWHNRAFSLAALQRYEDAIYSYDEALKLDPNHYFALYGWYEKGVALTYLERYEEAISSFEQLIEIISDNLKDDNGAKRVLNFEVSCFQHLMIYLGTAYALHGNIEAAQKQWQKGLEVYQEDEPCLKLSRILYKIAVGETEEAITKIKTMLEEDIALEILQDALKDAEVLARCPIEGINQVVQLLKQRLGVATSQN, encoded by the coding sequence GTGGTTGACCAATACATATTCTCTGGAAGTCTACCTGAAAATGCCAGCACCTACGTCATACGAGAAGCTGATTCACAGTTATATGAAGGACTGAAAGCGGGGAAGTTTTGTTACGTACTGAATTCCAGACAGAGTGGAAAATCCAGCTTGCGTGTGCGAACCATGCAGCGATTGAGAGATGATGGCGTACAATGTGCAGCCGTTGACCTTTCTGCTGGAGGTATTCAGAATGTACCTCCTGAACAATGGTATGCAGATTTAATTGACACACTCATTGACAGTTTTGGATTAGATTTAGACTTTGGCGATTGGTGGGAGGCGAATCAGTTAAATTCGCTAGTTACAAGATTTCGCAAGTTTTTGGAAGAAGTATTACTTGTTGAAGTTCAAGAGAGTATCGTTATTTTTATTGATGAAATCGATAGCGTACTCAGCTTGAATTTTCCCGCAGATGACTTTTTTGCATTGATTCGTGCTTGTTATAACAAGCGTGTTGATAATCCCCAATACAATCGCCTCACATTTTGTTTACTGGGAGTGGCATCACCAACAAGTCTAATACAAGATAAACAGTGTACACCATTTAATATTGGTCAGGCAATCTCTCTTAAGGGTTTCCAACTACATGAAGTTAAACCTTTAGAGAAGGGTTTGTATGGTAAATTCAGTAATCCCCAGGCCATAATACAGGAGATTTTACAATGGACTGGTGGGCAACCATTTCTGACTCAAAAGTTATGTAAAATTTTTTTGGAATACGTAGACACGAAAAATTTCCCATCTCCTGAAAATATCGAATTAATCTCAGTCGCCCATCCCCAGTCCTTAATCCCTGAATTAGTTCGCTGGTTTATAATTGAAAACTGGGAATCTCAAGATGAGCCAGAACATTTAAGAACGATCCGAGATCGCCTTTTGTATAACGGTCTATCTATGAGTAAACTTTTGGGACTATACCAGCAAATTTTACAAAAAGGAGAAATCCTTATTGATAATAGTTACGAACAAACACAATTGCAACTATCAGGATTAGTTGTTAAACAGCAAGGTAGTTTGAGAGTTTACAATCGCATTTATGAGTTAGTGTTTGATTCCGTTTGGGTAGGAAAAGCCTTAGCAGATTTGCGTCCTTATAGTGAAGCAATTACTGCTTGGTTAAATTCAAATTATCAAGATGAATCACGTTTATTGCGGGGACAAGCATTACAAGATGCTCAAATTTGGGCGGCAGATAAAAATTTGAGCGATGCAGATTATCATTTTTTAAACGCTAGTCTGGACTTTGATAGGCGAGAAGCACAAACAGCTTTAGCAGCAGAAAAAGAAGCAAGTCAGATATTAACTAAGGCGAATCAAAAAGCTAAACGCACAATTAAAAGAGGTGTTGCTGGATTCATTTTAATCTCAGTTGGAGCAGTATCCGTAATAACTTGGGCAAGTACAAATCTGCAAAAAGCCCAAAAAGATTTGAAAGAAACGCAGACTGTTACCAGAATAGAACGAGAGGGAAAGAACGTTGGACAACAGTTTAAATTCTCGCAACTAGATACCTTAGTTTCCACTATGCGAGCAGCACAAGAATTAAAAGATATTGTTAGTGATGGTCGTCCTCTAGAGAATTACCCGACTACTACCCCAATCTTATCCTTGCAAACAATCTTAGATCGCATTCAGGAAAAGAATCGGATTGAAGATGAGAATGGGAATTTCCAAGATGCTCAGTTCAGTCCCGATGGCAAACTCTTGGCAACTGCTGGAGGTGATAACAAAGTAATATTGCGGAATTTGCAAGGACAGCAAATAGTTACATTTTCAGCTGACCACAAGATTGAATACCTTCAGTTTAGCCCCGATAGCAAACTATTAGCTACTGTAGGAGATTATAGATATGATGGCAAAATCCGTCTCTGGAACCTGCAAGGGCAAAAGGTAGCTGAATTTTCACTTAACGGTAGAAGTTTTTCTAGTCTCAGCTTTAGTCCCGATCAAAAACTGCTAGCTATTACCGATTATGACAATAATTTTGGTAGTTCTAAAAACAAGATGCGATTATGGAATATCCAGAGACAGCAAGTTGCGTCATTTCCTGTTACTAATGTTAATAATGTCAGCTTTAGTCCCGATGGTAAGCTGTTAGCTATTGTTGAAGGTGAAGCATATAACAATACTAGAAGAGTACGCCTATCGGATCTGCAAGGAAAACAGGTTGCTACGTTTTCCACTGGTGATGTCGAAGAAGTGAATTTTAGTCCCGACAGTAAATTACTAGCAATTGAAGAACGTGAAGATTCTCTAAAAAGAAAAGTACGTCTATGGAACTTGCAAGGAAAACATGGTGATGATTTTAAATCACTAAGATTTAGTCATAATGGCAAATTTTTAGCAACCATTAGTGCTGACAATAAAGTAAATTTATACTCTTCTAAAAATCAGCTTATAGCTTCCTTTCAAACTGATGAAGTTGATGAGATTAAATTTAGCCCTGATAGTAATAATCTAGCTATACTTAAAAAGTATGGATACAGTCAAAAACTACAGTTGTGGAACATACCAAAACAGCAAATTACTACATTGCCTGCAAGCAATCCTTTTCGGATATTTTTTAGTGATGACAGCAAGTTTTTGGCTGTTCATGAAGGTATTACAGCTACGGCTGATGATGCGAGAAATGGAAAATTACGTCTGTGGAACTTTGAAGGACAAGAGATAATTGAAATTCCTGCTGTTCCCAATATTAAAGATATTAAAATTAGTCCAGATGGCAAGCAGCTTACTGTTGTTAAAGACAATAAAATTTATTTATGGAATCTTTATAAACAGCAAATTGCAAAATTTCCCTCTAGCATTATCGAACATCTAACTTTTAGTGATGATGGCAAGCTATTTACTACTAAAGAAGGATTAAACATCCGCGGTGTGATGGGTGATTGGCAAATAAAAGTACGAAGCATACAAGGGCAAAAAATAAATACATTTACTACAAGAAATTTCAATGATATTATTTTTAGTTTTAATAGGAAAGTTTTGGCTACTGTTGAAGGCCATTTAGACAAAAATATAATCAGGTTATGGAACTTTCAAGGAAAGCAGATAACGGCATTCTCAACTAACTATATAGCTCCAACTGTCTTTACATATAGTAGTGTGAGATTTAGTGCCGATGGTAAGAGACTAGCTACTATAGAAGGTGGTTTTTCAACAGATCGTAACCGCAAAGTGCGAGTATGGAATCTTCAAGGACAACAAATAGCAGAATTTCCTGCTGCCAAAATAGAAGATGTGATTTTAAGTCCCGATGGTGAGTCAATAGCTATTATTGAAGGTCAAGCAATAAATTATGGAAAAGTGCAGATACGGAATCTTCAAGGACAACAACTTGGTACATTTCCAGCCTTTATTTCATCCCTCGTTTCAAGTCCCAGTTCTAGTCCTGATGGTAAGTTGTTAGCTATTGGTTATAAATCCGAAGTACGGCTATGGAGTTTTGCAGAAAAGCGAATTGTAGCGACGATTATTCCTGAAGCTATGCTTTCAAGGATCGGCTTTACTCCTGATAGCAAACTGTTAGCTACTTTAGAAACTCATAAAGATCGCCAAATTGTACGTTACTGGAACACCCAAGGACAACAGTTAGCCTCTTTTGCGACGACTGGCTATGTAAATGATATCAAGTTTAGTCCCGATGGCAAACTTTTGGCAACTCTAGAAAGTCGTGGATATAACGCAAAAGTGCGTCTCTGGAATCTCCAAGGAAAACAAGTAGCTGAATTTCCCTCTGGTGACAGTGAAGTTAAAAATATCAAGTTTAGTCCCAATAGCAAACTGTTAGCTGCGATAGAAGCTGATGAAAATCAGACAAAAGTACGTTTGTGGAATATTCAAGGACAACAGGTAGGTGAATTTATATCCGCTGATGGCAATATCAAAAATATCAATAGTATTAATTTTAGTCCTGATGGCAAGCTGCTGGTTATTCAAGGTGAGGGTCAAGGCTGGCTGTGGCATGTTAAAGATTTAGATGAACTGTTAACAGAAGGTTGTGATTACCTGAAAGATTATTTGGCTAATCATCCCAAAACCCTCAAAGAACTTCATGTATGCCAAACAAAGTTAGGCATTTCTCCTACCATATATCTTCCAGATTTTGAGCCATTCCAAGAATGGTGGATAAAGTTACCGATTACTTGGAACTTTTGGACTTTTTACTGGCTATTTTGGCTGCCCTCCTGGTTACTATCTTGCCGTGCAGATATAGTATGCTTTCCTGGCTATATTTTACGTTTATTCAAACGACATGAAAAAGAAATTCTATTTTATGAAAAAATAGTTAAACTCACACCTAAATGGTGCCGAGTCTGGCAGATTCAGGGTCAAGCATTAAGTAATTTAAATCGACATGAAGAAGCCATTGCATCCTACAATAAAGCTCTTGAAATTAATCCCAAGGACTACTGGAGTTGGAATAATCGGGGTTGGGAGTTACAAAAAATAGAGCGGAATGAAGAGGCGATTGCCAACTATAAAAAAGCCATTCAACTCGACCCAAATCAGGAAACAGCTTGGTCAAACCTGGAGGCAACACTAAAGAATTTAAATCGGTCAAATGAGTTAATTTCTTACTATGATGAATGGCTGGAACGCAAACCTAAAAAAGCCTTACTTTGGAAAAAACGAGGCTGGTTATTAGCGGAAAAGCAACAACACTACGAAGACGCACTTGTTTCTTTTGATAGAGCAATTAAACTCAAACATAACTATTACGATGCTTGGAATGGTCGAGGCTGGACATTGTATAAAGTGCAGCATTATGAAGAAGCTATCGCTGCATACGACCAAGCAATTAAAATCAATCCTGATTACTATTTAGCTTGGCATAACCGAGCCTTTTCTTTAGCAGCATTGCAGCGATATGAAGATGCAATCTATTCCTACGACGAAGCCTTAAAACTCGATCCAAATCATTATTTTGCGTTGTATGGCTGGTATGAAAAAGGTGTGGCTTTAACCTATTTAGAGCGATATGAAGAAGCGATTTCAAGCTTCGAGCAACTTATTGAAATTATATCTGACAATCTTAAAGATGATAATGGTGCAAAGCGAGTTTTAAATTTTGAAGTAAGTTGCTTTCAGCATCTAATGATTTATCTTGGCACAGCCTACGCTTTACATGGCAACATAGAGGCAGCTCAAAAACAATGGCAAAAAGGCTTAGAAGTATACCAAGAAGATGAACCTTGCCTGAAACTTAGCCGCATACTCTACAAAATTGCTGTAGGAGAAACCGAAGAAGCTATCACAAAGATAAAAACAATGCTTGAGGAAGATATAGCACTAGAAATACTCCAGGATGCCCTAAAAGATGCTGAAGTTTTAGCACGATGTCCCATTGAAGGGATTAATCAAGTAGTTCAGTTATTGAAACAACGATTGGGAGTGGCAACCAGTCAAAATTAA
- a CDS encoding RNA-guided endonuclease TnpB family protein: MRITYQYRLRLTQKQIDTFEHWLELCRRQYNYRLAERFNWWEQNRCDVNRCSIVCCSIAPLKDQPNRWSQQKDLANTKALFPEYKELPLHTLQNVIARVDKTYTRWLIGDKNGKKSGRPRFKGKGRYRSLTFPDPIKPEHIQDKFIQLPKIGKVKAILHRPIPDDFKIKTATITRKADGWYIGLSLEDMTVPSLKTDAIPTPDNTVGIDMGLKFFLVTSDGEEVAIPQYYRKSQKRLKRLQRQLSRKQKGSKRRALAVKRVAKLHQKVANQRRDFHYKTALWLLSKGYKFIAYEHLNIIGLARSRRSRLAKSILDAGWGQFLAIASLKAANAGGAGLPQNSHKSTIECSDCGQDVPKTLADRWHNCQCGASYDRDHNAARNIKHRAVGHRVL, from the coding sequence ATGCGAATAACCTACCAGTACCGTTTACGTCTAACTCAAAAACAAATAGACACATTTGAACACTGGCTCGAATTATGCCGTCGCCAGTACAATTACAGGTTGGCAGAAAGGTTTAACTGGTGGGAACAAAACCGTTGTGATGTTAACCGATGCTCTATAGTTTGTTGCAGCATTGCACCGTTGAAAGACCAACCAAATCGTTGGTCACAACAAAAGGATTTAGCTAATACTAAAGCTCTATTTCCTGAGTATAAAGAACTTCCTTTGCATACATTACAAAATGTAATTGCAAGAGTTGATAAAACTTACACTCGATGGTTGATAGGTGATAAAAATGGTAAAAAGTCTGGTCGTCCTAGATTCAAAGGTAAAGGGCGTTATCGTTCTTTAACTTTCCCCGATCCAATTAAGCCTGAACACATTCAAGATAAGTTTATTCAGTTGCCTAAAATTGGAAAGGTAAAAGCAATATTGCACCGCCCCATACCTGACGATTTTAAAATAAAAACTGCTACTATCACGCGTAAAGCTGACGGCTGGTATATCGGACTTAGTTTAGAAGATATGACTGTGCCTAGCCTTAAAACTGATGCCATACCTACACCAGATAACACAGTGGGTATTGACATGGGCCTTAAGTTTTTCTTAGTAACCAGTGACGGTGAAGAAGTTGCTATTCCCCAGTATTACCGCAAATCACAAAAACGCCTGAAACGCCTGCAACGTCAGTTGTCTCGTAAACAAAAAGGGTCAAAACGTAGAGCATTAGCAGTAAAACGAGTTGCCAAGCTGCATCAAAAAGTAGCCAACCAACGCAGAGATTTTCATTACAAAACTGCCCTATGGTTATTGTCTAAGGGATACAAATTTATTGCTTATGAACATTTAAATATCATAGGTCTAGCTAGATCGCGACGATCGCGACTAGCCAAATCAATTCTTGATGCAGGGTGGGGTCAATTTTTGGCAATCGCTAGTCTCAAAGCTGCAAACGCTGGAGGCGCAGGATTGCCACAAAACTCACATAAATCAACCATTGAATGTTCTGATTGTGGTCAAGATGTACCAAAAACACTGGCTGACCGATGGCACAATTGCCAGTGTGGTGCAAGCTACGACCGTGACCACAACGCAGCACGAAATATAAAACATAGGGCGGTGGGGCATCGCGTCCTTTAA